GTCATTTGGGTTCGTTGGTGCATGCAAGACAATTGCAAAATAGCTACATACAACTCTTAGTCAATCTCAGTACTACGAGGAATGTTTTCTTGTCTTTTGAAAAATGAAGAAGAAGAAGAAGAAGAAAAAGTAGAAACAGACAAATTGATAATTTTGACTGATTGAGGTTATGCTTGGAGATTGAATAACGTCACATTCAATCATAAGTGTACCTTAAAGAAAGTTGTATACATATACGCGAGTAGATAAAGCTGGCTTGATGAAAATTTTCATAGACGGCTTTCTTATAGCTATTCGTATACTCATTATTAATCATATTTACTATGTGTATTCCTCTTCATATTTTATTCTAGCTATAGAATGATGGACATGCATATATTTATCAAAAAAATATTACTCATAATGAAATATAATCATTGTTCTCCCATATTTATGAATTATATCTTGTGCCATGCATATGAGTTATGTTTATTTCTCTCTTATACAGCGTGCGTAGCATATTCTACTAAAAGTTCTATATGAGAAAGTATATGAAAGTACACGTAAAACTTCTATTTATAACAACTTGAACTCCATCTATGAAAACTAAAAGCCGAAAGCATAGGGAGAGAAGAACATTTTATCCACAATCTTTTTAGAATAGTCTAACTAATTTTGTCAAAGTATCCGCAATAAAGTTAGCTTCATAAATTACATAGTGAAAATGAATACACGTAACTATAAATGAACACATCTTTACTACATGCACCAAGAAAATTGGAAACTGATATGAATCTAACAATGCATTTTCCTAACAAAATATGATATGTTAAAACCAAAACTATAGATGGTTTTTGAGCCGCTATAAATTTCATACTAATTTAAAACATCCCTAGATTTTGGATATTCTGGAAACAAATCTCGCTTGCTTCAATGGCCTAAGGAACTCCAACTCTCCTAGCTTTTTGCTTGCATCAAAATTGACATAGGATCTACGATAAAAAAAAATTAGTTTAGCAATATATCAACAAATTAATAAGAACACCGAATAAAAAATGACTGGTCACAACCAGCAACCACAACCTCCTCCTGCTCCACCATCTGCTGCTCAACGGCCTTCAAATCAGGGTGTTCCTCCTCTTCCGGCTGCTCAACAGCCTTCTGATCAGGGTCTTCCTCCTCCTCAACAACAACCACCTTCAACTAGTGCTCCTCCTTCCCAAGGTACATCACATATGTTTGTTTTTCACGCTGTTTCTGAATATATTTTCGGAAAAACATGCATGAAATGTTCGGTTTTTAAAGTTGATATGTATTATAGTTTTGTATATGGTTTTAATGTTTGATTTGACTTTGTAATTATGAAATAGGTTATCCACCACTACCAGAAGGATATACTGCAAGAACAGACAATTATCCACCACTAGAATATCCATCTCCAGGATATGCACCAAGATATGCTTCATCACCCCCACCGCCTCAAAGCTACCCGCCACAAGAAGTACATGTTAGTAGAGACGCTTTTCCACCACCAGGTTATCCCACACAAGGAAATTATTCATCACCTCCTGCAGGCTACCCTCCCTAGGGTTATCCTCCTCAAGGCTACCCTCCTCAGGGTCCTCAAGGATACCCTCCACAGGGATATCCTTCTCAAGGTTATGCACCTCAAGGATATCCTCCTCCATATCCCGGACCGTACTATGCCGCTCAGCCCACCCGCCCTTCTCCCCAAGCAAGCAGTGGTATGGGCTGCTGCCAGGCATGGTAATTAATTAGCTTTAATTTCTATATTTTTACTACTCCGATCTTACTCAAAATGAAACATGCAGTTACTGATTATGGTTGAGTGAATTAATGTCTAACTTGGTTTTTAATTTTAATAAATGGTGCAGTTTGGCTGCTCTTTGCTGTTGCTGCATGCTGGATTGTTTACTGGATATGTGAGACAATTGGAAGTCTATTTGTATGATGTACAAAGTGGTATTAGATTAGTAGATAGGGTTATTTGTATTCCCATGGAAGAGGGGTATGCAAAATGTAGTGTTTTAGCATATTTCTTATTCTTGATCTTTTGGTTTGTTTGGTCGATACTGAGGATAAGTTAGATCGTAAAGAGATGGAAGGAGAAAGTATACTCTTCACAAACGAATGTGTTCCATCTATCTGATGGTTTGGATAAAAGATCGTACTCAAGCATTCATCCATGTGCATGCATGTTAAAATATATAAATAAGCTTATAAGCATATGTATAGGTGATCGAGTTGTTACTGCTAGCTTGTGTATTTTCATCCCTAAAGTATTGTACATTATGATTTTGCCAGATTGGGTTTTAATGATTAATGATCGATGCTCACTAGTTATTAGGGTTGACATTTGTAGGTATACAATATACCAACTAGGTTGGTACGGTTGGTTGGTTTCGACATGGCCCAAATTGTCAGCCTTACTATATATTAAGATGTTAAATACCCTAAATATCACATTCAATTGTGTGTTTTAGGTATCTTCATCATTGGCATCATTTGATTGTGAATACAAAATGTTCTAAAATGCATAAAAGTATTAGGAGTATGGGTCATTCGTGAGAGCGAGAGGTGCTAAAAGGCTAAGTTAAATCATTCCACATGCAAATTAACATTTATCCGTCTATAAGGCAAGTCAGACAAATCAAAAACTTGCTAGTTTGTAAGAGTTGCAGGGTTCGCACGGACTAATTAGTCCCGAGTTTGGGAAGTTAGGCCATATGCTTTTGCCAAATATAAATGTTTTGTTCTATAGTGAATGAATATGAGTAGCTTTCTTCTCATATTGATCCTTGAAGTATAATGCTAGGGACCCATATATGTGGTAAAACTTGTGATAATTGAGGTTAAAGTGCCCTAGGATATATGCAAATTACTTTTCCTCTTTCTTTCCAAAGGCTCTTTTCAGGGCCGGTCCTAAGAGATTTAAGGCCTAGTGCGAAATTTTTTTATATGCCCTTATGTATATAATTTTTTATTCAAAATATAATTTTTTCTTTTTTTAAGGAAGAAATTTTGTGCCCCTTATATATGTTGTGTAAAATACAGCGCCGGTACCCTAACTTTTGTGGCACGATCAAAGTGGTACCCAAACTTTAAAAGCTATCAACGTGGTACCCAAACTTCGATTTCGCTACCAAGGAAATGCCGGAGGCCAATTTCCGTAGCTGTGTCGTCTGTTTGCTGACGTGGCCAGCATGAGGCCTATCAAAAAAAGGTGTAATGACAAAAATAACCTTCTAATCTCACACCACTACCACCCAATCCTCTCGGTCCTATCTAAACCCATTCGCTCTCTCCTCTCCTCCCTTTTCTTCTTCACCACCCTCTCCCTCCTCAACTCTGCCTAACACCTCCTCTACCTCTCCTTCCACTCCCCGGACCACCGCTTCACCTGGTTCACTCTCTACCAAAACCCCAACCCCCTCAACGATGTTGCTCGCCTCCTCGTTCTGATCCCTCCCATCTCTATCCCCTCCGTCGGCGCCGCCTACGCCTTCGTCGGTTCTTCAATCTACGTCCTCGGTGAGTCCGTCAACAACGCGTTGTCCAATAATATATGGATCCTCGACTGCCGCTTCCACACGTGGCGCTCCGGTCCGCCGATGCTGGTGGCGTGTGAGTTCGCCGCTGCCAAGGTTGTGGACGGGAGAGTGTATGTGATCGGCGGTTGCGTGAGAGACTCATGGACAGGTCGGAGTGTTGGGCTGAGGTTTGATCCGAGTACGGGTTGCTGGGAGGCGGTGGCGAATCCGGTGGAGGTTCAGGGGAAGTGGATGCACATAAATTCTATGATCGGGGGGAGGGTTTATACTCTGGCGAATCGAGATGGGGTGGTTTACGACCCAAAAACCTGAGTTTAGGAGGGAGTGGAGAAGAGGATGGATATAGGGTGGAGAGGGAGGGCTTGTGTAGTGCATGGGATGTTGTATTGTTATGATTATTTGGGGAAGATTAGAGGTTTCGATGTGAAAAATCGAGTGTGGAAGGAGTTTAAAGGAGTGGAGAAGAAGCTGCCGAAGTTNNNNNNNNNNNNNNNNNNNNTTTTGACTCAATTTAGGTGCAGACTGTGTAAAATGTCGTTTTTGCCCTTTCTTTGGTGGACCCGATACTGGCCACGTCAGCAAACAAACGGCGCCGTGATGGAAATTGGCCTTAGGCCTTTCCTTGGTAGCAAAAAACAAAGTTTGGGTACCACATTAATAGTTTTTAAAGTCTGGGTACCACTTTGACTGTGCCACAAAAGTTAGGGTACCGGTGCTGTCAAAACTTCATATATGTTTAATGTTTTTGGTGTTTCGAACCTAGCCAAGTGCAATTCGGAGATTGAAAATGGAAAATGTGGATATGGAAAACTCAAAGCAACGTGTCGTCGAGTCTTAAAAAATTAAAATTTATGGAGAGGAGATGCGAAATGGAGAGATGATGAAAAAATTCAAAAGATTATGAGCAATTTATGTAGAGAGCATACTAACTTTGTTTGATTGTGAAGAAAGTCAATAGTCAAGTGTCATCATTTATTGCTGTAAATTAATGCAAAGAGTATATGAATTTAGGAGAAAATTAAGGGATAAAAAGATTACCATTTATCAAAATTATCAAAAACGAATACCATTTAAGTAGTTTTTAGAAAATATCAAAACGTAATTTATGAAGATTAAACGACATAGTATGTCCTTTTGATTGTGTTATTAATATATGTCTTTCTTAATTATATATACTATATATATAACAAATCATTGAAAAAAACCAATATTTATGTTCCTTTGGTATTGGGCCCAGTGCGGGTGCACAGTGCCAGGGCCGGCAATGGCTTTTTTCTATGTCAAGGATATAAATTTCGTAAGAACAAGAAAAATTTGTGCCGAATTCTTCAAAATTTATCGTTTAATTAGTACGTATTTACTAATATTTATCAAAATTGCAATCGACAGTAATTAATTTTGTAATTCCAAAGTGCCAAAATTTCCATGTAGCAAAACCAAACTTCCAAAACCATGATTACATGCACCAGAGGCTTTGGCTTTGATATGCAGTGGCAATGGCCTACGGTGCAGCAGCCGAGATTTTTAGAGCTTGGAGAGTTGAAGTGTTTTTATTCTGGTCAAAAATACACGAACCTAAAGTGATCGAGGCCCGTGAGGCATCCATTCAAATGATTCAATTGATACCACTGTTAATCAAATTCCTAAACACCCTAGTCAATTTTTTTATTTTATATTTTTGGTTACAACTACCCTAGTCAATTTTTTTTTGGTTACAACTACCCTAGTCAATTTTGTGGCTCATATAGATTTTTTTTTTTTTGAAAAAATCTTAAACAAATAATCAACCCATACCAACTTCTTGTTTAGCTCTTTGGAAAATCTTTAACAAATAATCAACCCACACGGCCACACCAACTTCTTGTTTAGTTCAAAACAAAATAAGCCTTCCTCCACCAGTTAGAATATTTCTGCCAAAAACAAAGAACCTCCCTCGGTTTTCTTGGCCAAAGCTAAAAAATTGTTAAAAGAAAACCAACCTCCAATCCCATTCAACGTCCGCTTGCCTCTGCTTCAGTTATTAAAAAAAATATAAAAAAAGACAAATACCTAAATATTTAAAATGACAATGGAATGCCCACTCTCACATTCATATACAGCCTGTTTCTAGCTCCCTTCTCTCTCTCTTTCCCCATCCATTATTAAGTCCTCCAGAAGCAAAAGACTTCATCTTTCACCTCACCATTGATCATCATCACCTCCAGAAGCCATGAGCTATTACAACCAGCAACAACCCCCTGTTGGTGTTCCTCCTCCTCAAGGTACGTATCTGATCGCGTTCTCCTCAATCTTTTCAGATCCATGAGCTTACTCTTATACGTAGTTGATCATCAATGAAGTTTGATATTCTGTGACATGGGTTTGGTTCTGATACGAGTATATATATGTCTGTGTGATTAGGTTATCCACCGGAGGGATATCCCAAAGACGCTTATCCTCCTCCGGGGTATCCTCCACAAGGGTATCCTCAGCAAGGATACCCTCCGCCTCAGGGTTACCCCCAGCAATACCCTCCTCCTTATGCTCCTCAATACGCTCAGCCTCCCCCTCAACAACAACAAAACAATAGCAGTGGATTTATGGAAGGCTGGTATGTAACTCTCCCTCTTTCTAATTCTCTTTGTATTTGGGTCTGAAACTGAGTTGACTCAGATCTGGGGTCGTTCCGATCAGCTAAGGTCGACTTCGGCCCGAGTCAACTCGGAGCTGTGAAGCAGTCAAAATCAAAACACGATACACGAGGTGTCGAGGTAGATGGGAATAGTTCTGGTCTCTGTCTCTGCCCAGAGGTTTCCTTTTCCCAAAATACCCTTGTTTTGTCGGTGTTTTTTCGTGCCAGTTATAGGGTGGTATAGTCTTTTTGTCGATTTTGGCTGTGAGGTCGAGATTCTAGGTCGTATTTCTTTTTCGATGGCTTTGAGGTCTCATCCGACGGCAATTATTATTTGTACTAGTCCATTGTCCTTTTTGGTTCTGACTTTGTTTTGGAAAATTTGGGGAATGTTGGTGTAGTTTGGCTGCTCTGTGCTGTTGCTGTTTGCTGGATGCCTGCTTCTGATGGGAGATTTCAGTCGACGTGATTGAAGGCTTATTTGATCGAAAGGGTTTTCGTTTGTGTAGAGTTTGATTCGCACCCATATTGGGTTGTCAAATTCTTCTATTTGATACATAATGTCATCTACATTGTCTAGGTTGTTCTGCTTTTTCTTTTTCCATTTTTTGTGTATCAGAGTGTTTTTCATAAATAAATGAAGTAATGAACTTTGGCTTGGAAGTTGGAAACTTGGAATGTTTCATTCGTTTGCTTCTTGTGTATGGCTGTTGTGTTCTATAAAATCCTCAACTAGGATGGAAATTGTTTCTTTTTGAGTTTGAGTGATGAAACTTATGAGGTATTTGAGAGTTCCTTGTGCAAGATTACATTGGACAACTATTATTTTGTACATTTTTGAATAGTTTTTGCTTAGTTGGTCAATTTGAATTTGATGCTCTTTGGCATTGTCAAGAGCTGCGCTGGAGGAATATTTCTTTATTGAGTCGGGGGCAAATGGGTTTCAAGATGTTTCTATGTGGAAGTACAATCTTGACAAGTGCAGTATTATTGATTTGAAGACTTTAGAATCTTGGCATTATCTACACTACTGAAAACCAAAATGGACTTGTTCACACAATATTGTCTTTTTTGGTTTGAAGTTCACACAATATTCTCTGTTGCATATTATGCAGCCTTACAAAGAGGACCAAGTAGAGAACCTATTGATCAAGAGTGTATCTCGATAGCTAGATATGAACTCAAGTAAGTAGACATAATGGTTGATGAAACAATCGAAGTATTTGTAGAGCGCCTTAGGTGATATGAATCTTCTCTTCCATTCTTTGATGGTTGCTAGCTTAAGTTGCTTTCATGGTTAGCGTTACTAACTAGTAACTGGCGATTGTGAGTGGTGACAAAGATCGATGGATAGTGGAGAAGGGAAACGTAACCAAGACACGAGTAAAAACATTTTTATTAGGTGTGTTAAGCCGAAAAATCTAGTTAGCAGGCCTAATTTGTTCCTCAAGCCTAATTCATTCATACTTCAAGAAGAATTACTCGCAACCATCATGCCAATGCAAGCATGTGAGGGTTCAAGAATGGGTGTGGTGTGGATGGTTACGGAACCATATGAGATCCGTTGTTAGTATATGCTCTTTGGTAATTTTACACTTGGGACCAAAATTCATGTCCAACAGCCTAATTCTTAACACGGGAAAGTGAAGAAGGGATTACCTTAATTCATGCTTCCTCTCTTTAGATCTGATATTAGTTTTCCATCCTTCTTAACTCTCTTTCGCATATTCAAACCCCTAGATCCATAGACATAAATCAGTATATCACCATTGATGAGATCGATCCATTCTTCTAAAACTCATGTTTTTCTAGCTCCGACGCCACACATGTCTTGCTAAACCCTTCATTGAAAACAACACAGAACCACCAGTTCACTACCGTGATTAAAGAAAGAACTGTCGCGAGGGAACACAACAACAATCTTTACTATGATTCTCAATTCTTAAAGTGTCATGGGTCTAGTCTTTGTTAAATCACACTTAGGGGATGATATATTTGATTCGGTCATATTTATTTGTAAAGTTTTAGGTTGTCCACACCTAACAAAAATATTACATCATGTGAAGTTTCTATTCGATTTATGTTCCGGGACAAACAGTAATAACCGGAACTCAAAGAAAGAGAAAAAAATTTCGGTGAATTTTGAGCCACATAAATCACACGGCATATTAGGAGAAAAATGAAAAATCATGCAAGAAAAAAATATATCCACGTGGCCTAATAAAAATAAAGTAGCACGGAAATTGTATGCAACTCCAGTGTGGCAAGGTCATCTGCTTCGTGTCGCACAGTGAAAAAACCCAGGTGGACGAGAAAACAGCAACTGAGAATTTCAAATCCCAGAAAACCTACTTTAGGTCAAAATCACAGCAACAAAAAAAAACCCTAGAAAGAAGAAGAAGACGAAGAAAGTTAAATTATTGGCCGCCTCACGCTGGCTTCTCTGGTAAATTTCCATACCTCTATTCTTCACCCAATTTCAACTCTTTGTTTTTGGATTCGTGAAATTTGGTGGAGGTTAGCATATTCAATTAGTGAAATTGAATTGCTTAGTTAATCTGTGAGGAAATTTTAGGGTTGTTATATGGAAGATGATGAATTTGCTATTTCGGCCGTTGAAATTTTCGGCGGAGGTTCTTAGGGTTTGAATTTTTTTTTTCGATTTGTATGAGAGGCGAATTGGTTATGTGATTGTATAAAGCAATCAAATTTTGAAATTATTGTTAAATTTTGATAATTTTTCGTTGGAAAATTTTGATCCCTGAAGATGGTGATTGTGAAGAAAGGGGGGATTGTTGAATACAGTGTGAGCTTAAAACAGCTGATGATTGAGTTAGTTGGATTGATAATGAAAACTGTGTATTTCAGGGGTTTAATTTACAAAATGCGTGGCGGAACTCGTTATATGTTATCTGTTGAGTTTTAGGATTGTTTTTAGTTGTTTGCTTGAGTGCGTGTGCTAATTTGGGACTACTGGTGTTTACTGCAGATTGATAATCTGGAGGAATTCCTTCCTGCTACTGTCTATGGGTGCTCCTAAGCAGAAATGGAACGCAGAAGAAGAAGCAGCCCTTAAAGCCGGAGTGCTTAAACATGGGGCTGGCAAATGGCGAACCATACTAAAGGATCCAGAGTTTGCTCGCATCTTGTATCTTCGCTCAAATGTAGATCTTAAGGTATGGCTCTTTTTGATATTATTCAATCTATATAGTGTTTTATGACAAGCATGAAGTTTTTTGATGCTTTGGTCAGTTCTAGATAGCTTATGCAGAGTTATGCGTTATAGTATTGTTTCTTACACTGATTTGGTTCTGATGGTGGGCAGGATAAGTGGAGGAATTTGAGTGTCATGGTAAATGGATGGGGCTCCCGAGATAAGTATAGGACTGTAACTAGAAGAATGCCTCAGATCCCCAAGGAAGATAGTTCTATGGCTCTCAGTGCTGGTCAAAGCGATGAAGAAGTTATGGATGCTAAGCCTATGGCAGCATCCAGTGACTCACAGCAGGTTTCTGCTCCGAAAAGATCCATTGTGAGGTTATGCAGCTCTCTTTTCTTTCATTGTCCCTTCTTTAATTCTTGAGTGTCTAATGCTGTATCTTGGTATGTTTTGTTAGTGTGGGTCATGGTAGTTTTAAATGTT
The window above is part of the Fragaria vesca subsp. vesca linkage group LG2, FraVesHawaii_1.0, whole genome shotgun sequence genome. Proteins encoded here:
- the LOC101307943 gene encoding CYSTM1 family protein A-like; translation: MSYYNQQQPPVGVPPPQGYPPEGYPKDAYPPPGYPPQGYPQQGYPPPQGYPQQYPPPYAPQYAQPPPQQQQNNSSGFMEGCLAALCCCCLLDACF